The Verrucomicrobiia bacterium genome includes a window with the following:
- a CDS encoding response regulator, which translates to MSLPLRVLHLEDNPNYSALVQSKLEAEGFEPDMVCVETREDFQAALEKGGFDLIIADYFLPTYDGLKALKLAQEKQPETPILLVSGTIGEEAAIQSLRAGATDYVLKHWPERLMPAVHRALRESEERKNRLRAESELTRREKHFRAITENSLDVVSVLDREGMFLYNTPSVENLLGYRPEELKDRSAFSFIHEEDLKSARETFQANIAAYHDAAEISRAASRRDVASSRNDLQKFFGRPGDCGRGGQFARCQRTTSRLAI; encoded by the coding sequence ATGAGTCTGCCGCTCCGAGTTTTGCATTTGGAAGACAACCCGAACTACTCGGCGCTCGTGCAGTCGAAGCTCGAAGCCGAAGGCTTCGAGCCGGACATGGTGTGCGTGGAGACGCGCGAGGACTTCCAGGCGGCATTGGAAAAAGGCGGTTTCGATCTCATCATCGCCGACTATTTCCTGCCCACTTACGACGGCCTCAAGGCGCTCAAACTCGCGCAGGAAAAACAGCCGGAGACACCGATCCTGCTGGTCTCGGGAACCATCGGCGAGGAGGCGGCGATCCAGAGTTTGCGCGCGGGTGCCACCGATTACGTTCTCAAACATTGGCCGGAACGCCTCATGCCCGCCGTGCACCGCGCCTTGCGGGAATCGGAGGAACGAAAAAACCGCCTGCGGGCGGAAAGCGAATTGACGCGTCGCGAAAAACATTTTCGCGCGATCACGGAAAATTCATTGGACGTGGTGAGCGTGTTGGATCGCGAGGGTATGTTCCTCTACAACACGCCTTCGGTGGAAAATCTGCTCGGCTATCGTCCGGAGGAATTGAAGGATCGGAGCGCTTTTTCTTTTATCCACGAGGAGGATCTGAAATCCGCGCGCGAGACTTTCCAGGCGAACATCGCCGCATACCACGACGCGGCTGAAATTTCGCGTGCGGCATCGCGACGGGACGTGGCGTCATCTCGAAACGATTTGCAAAAGTTTTTTGGACGACCCGGAGATTGCGGGCGTGGTGGTCAATTCGCGCGATGTCAGCGAACAACATCGCGCCTTGCAATATAA
- the rsmH gene encoding 16S rRNA (cytosine(1402)-N(4))-methyltransferase RsmH, producing MPENPTSDASTPATPHKRRVRYRGTHPRRFADKYKEQNPDRYVADVQKVIASGKTPAGTHRPICVREILKILAPKPGEMAVDCTLGYGGHAREIIPCILPGGRLLGLDVDPIELPRTEARLRALGFPPESLLVRRTNYAGLPQALAAENIAAADMVLADLGVSSMQIDNPERGFSFKLDGPLDLRMNPQRGQPASALLGNIDAAALAQIFAENSDEPYARVIAEHLCRVRSTKPIATTKSLAQHVHAALRPTRRGETEIELSTRRVFQALRIAVNDEFNALETFLRQLLDCLKPGGRVAILTFHSGEDRRVKKSFQSSEQSGAYARIAREVIRPTSEEVRANPRASSAKLRWAIRA from the coding sequence GTGCCCGAAAACCCGACATCCGATGCCAGCACTCCGGCGACGCCTCACAAACGGCGCGTCCGTTACCGTGGCACGCACCCGCGCCGGTTCGCCGATAAATATAAGGAACAAAATCCCGACCGCTATGTTGCCGATGTCCAAAAGGTGATCGCCAGCGGCAAGACGCCCGCCGGGACGCATCGCCCAATATGTGTCCGCGAAATACTGAAAATCCTTGCGCCGAAGCCGGGCGAGATGGCCGTGGATTGTACGCTGGGTTACGGCGGTCACGCCCGCGAAATCATTCCCTGCATTCTCCCCGGCGGCCGCTTGCTTGGATTGGACGTGGATCCGATCGAACTTCCGCGCACCGAAGCCCGATTACGCGCGCTCGGCTTTCCGCCAGAGTCTTTGCTCGTGCGCCGAACGAATTACGCCGGTCTTCCGCAAGCGCTGGCAGCAGAAAATATTGCGGCGGCAGACATGGTATTGGCGGACCTCGGTGTTTCGTCCATGCAGATTGACAATCCTGAGCGCGGGTTTTCGTTCAAGCTCGATGGTCCGCTCGATTTGCGCATGAATCCTCAACGGGGACAGCCTGCATCCGCGTTGCTTGGCAATATTGATGCCGCCGCGCTCGCGCAAATTTTCGCCGAGAATTCTGACGAGCCTTACGCGCGAGTCATTGCCGAACATCTTTGCCGTGTTCGCAGCACAAAGCCCATCGCCACCACCAAATCGCTGGCGCAGCACGTTCACGCTGCCTTGCGTCCCACGCGCCGGGGTGAAACGGAAATTGAATTGAGCACGCGCCGCGTTTTCCAGGCATTGCGCATCGCCGTCAACGATGAGTTCAATGCCCTCGAAACTTTTCTGCGCCAGCTTCTTGATTGCCTCAAGCCCGGTGGCCGGGTCGCGATTTTGACTTTCCATTCCGGCGAAGACCGGCGCGTAAAAAAATCTTTCCAGTCTTCTGAACAAAGCGGCGCTTATGCCCGCATCGCCCGCGAGGTCATACGTCCCACGTCGGAAGAAGTTCGCGCCAACCCGCGCGCCTCGAGCGCCAAACTTCGCTGGGCCATTCGCGCGTAA
- a CDS encoding SET domain-containing protein-lysine N-methyltransferase, with protein sequence MQSESWIHFNNSAIHGTGGFARAAIPSGTQLIEYLGRKIDKTESLRQCELDNPYIFTINDEYDLDGNVDWNPARLLNHSCSPNAEAEQDGERIWIVAIRDIAAGEEITFNYNYDLVDYKEHPCQCGSANCVGYIIAEEFFDTIRGRAG encoded by the coding sequence ATGCAGTCGGAATCATGGATTCATTTTAATAACTCGGCGATTCACGGGACGGGTGGATTTGCGCGCGCGGCCATTCCTTCGGGGACGCAGCTTATCGAATATCTCGGACGGAAGATTGACAAGACCGAATCGCTGCGCCAATGCGAGTTGGACAATCCCTACATTTTTACGATCAATGACGAATATGATCTCGATGGGAATGTGGATTGGAACCCCGCGCGGTTGCTGAATCACAGTTGCTCGCCGAACGCCGAGGCGGAACAGGACGGCGAACGCATCTGGATCGTGGCGATTCGCGATATTGCCGCGGGCGAGGAAATCACTTTCAATTACAATTACGATCTTGTGGACTACAAGGAGCATCCCTGCCAATGCGGCTCCGCGAATTGCGTCGGCTACATCATCGCGGAGGAATTTTTTGATACCATCCGAGGCCGCGCCGGCTAA